One genomic segment of Motacilla alba alba isolate MOTALB_02 chromosome 1A, Motacilla_alba_V1.0_pri, whole genome shotgun sequence includes these proteins:
- the JOSD1 gene encoding josephin-1, translating to MSCVPWKGDKTKSELPEPSQLPPQHIYHEKQRRELCALHALNNVFQDSNAFTRETLQEIFQRLSPNTMVTPHKKSMLGNGNYDVNVIMAALQTKGYEAVWWDKRRDVNAIALSNVMGFIMNLPSSLCWGPLKLPLKRQHWICVREVGGTYYNLDSKLKVPEWIGGESELRKFLKHQLRGKNCELLLVVPEEVEAHQTWRADV from the exons ATGAGTTGTGTGCCATGGAAAGGTGACAAGACCAAATCGGAATTGCCGGAGCCATCCCAGCTACCGCCACAGCACATTTACCATGAGAAGCAACGTAGGGAGCTGTGTGCCCTCCATGCCCTCAACAATGTCTTCCAGGACAGCAACGCCTTCACTAGGGAAACCCTGCAGGAGATTTTCCAGAG GCTGTCTCCCAACACCATGGTGACCCCCCACAAGAAGAGCATGCTGGGGAATGGGAACTATGATGTGAACGTGATTATGGCAGCACTTCAGACCAAAGGCTACGAGGCGGTTTGGTGGGATAAGCGCAG GGATGTTAATGCCATTGCCCTGTCTAACGTGATGGGCTTCATCATGAATCTGCCCTCCAGCCTTTGCTGGGGCCCCTTGAAGCTCCCCCTCAAGCGACAGCACTGGATCTGTGTCCGGGAGGTGGGAGGCACCTACTACAACCTCGACTCCAAGCTCAAGGTGCCTGAGTGGATTGGAGGTGAAAGTGAGCTCAG GAAATTTTTGAAACACCAGCTGAGAGGAAAGAACTGTGAACTCCTATTGGTGGTGCCAGAGGAGGTGGAAGCACATCAGACCTGGAGAGCTGACGTGTGA
- the TOMM22 gene encoding mitochondrial import receptor subunit TOM22 homolog, translating into MAAAASLSPEELLPKGGAGKAEDLEDELDEEEEDDEELDETLAERLWGLTEMFPESVRSAAGATFDLSLTVAQKMYRFSRAALWIGTTSFMILVLPVVFETEKLQMEQQQQLQQRQILLGPNTGLSGGMPGALPPLSGKI; encoded by the exons ATGGCGGCCGCGgcgtccctgtccccagaggagctgctgcccaaggGCGGCGCGGGCAAGGCCGAGGACCTGGAGGACGAGCTcgacgaggaggaggaggacgacgAGGAG CTGGACGAGACGCTGGCGGAGCGGCTGTGGGGACTCACGGAGATGTTCCCCGAGAGCGTCCGATCGGCGGCCGGGGCTACGTTCGACTTGTCGCTGACGGTAGCGCAGAAGATGTACAG ATTTTCTAGGGCCGCTCTGTGGATTGGGACCACCTCCTTCATGATTCTGGTTCTTCCTGTCGTCTTTGAAACCGAAAAACTGCAGAtggagcaacagcagcagctgcagcagcgaCAG ATCCTCCTTGGACCCAACACAGGGCTCTCAGGGGGAATGCCAGGGGCCCTGCCTCCGCTGTCTGGGAAAATCTAA